Proteins found in one Pelobates fuscus isolate aPelFus1 chromosome 10, aPelFus1.pri, whole genome shotgun sequence genomic segment:
- the LOC134575047 gene encoding uncharacterized protein LOC134575047, whose protein sequence is MDAVESVDNAMVLSVPPLCKDDKYHVFISYSSGDSIWVDDLIHKLEDMYPRLKICYHERDFLPGKTIIDNMVDCIQSSQKTVVVLSPDFVRSRWCLFEANLSIFRDCMVQKAIIPILLKPCTVPIHLSPLTYLEAEDEKFFERLSQVLLTSNEQMSHSTLVHIQPSVLYNGKTILTMPAINDGSEQWEHGMYSSASIPDQLRAFVHDAELYKKAIEIINNINPSNSCLRFTTCKVLLCILLFILASGILAFGLASFVTFYEHFNPDHHIPDIGSIIVICFPFVMISVIFIPAACTMVICWRSKKAKNMSREMALKTGQANLILTKASILAGCPSRSQLFFVYVSLHECMQVFDITFGGERAVSTAIWEKAVVNYSSDYACCLAKKHFPFNSRDPPGHLDDWLCFCQYVAERQK, encoded by the coding sequence ATGGATGCTGTAGAAAGCGTAGATAATGCCATGGTCCTCTCTGTCCCTCCGCTGTGTAAGGATGACAAGTACCATGTCTTCATCAGCTACAGCAGCGGAGACTCCATCTGGGTTGATGATCTCATTCATAAACTAGAGGACATGTACCCACGTTTAAAGATCTGCTATCATGAGAGGGACTTTCTTCCAGGAAAAACCATCATAGACAATATGGTTGATTGCATCCAGAGCAGTCAAAAGACTGTGGTAGTGCTGAGTCCTGATTTTGTTCGTAGTCGTTGGTGTCTATTTGAGGCCAATCTTTCTATCTTCAGGGACTGCATGGTACAAAAAGCAATTATCCCAATACTGTTGAAGCCATGTACGGTTCCTATTCATCTTAGTCCCCTGACCTACTTGGAGGCTGAAGatgaaaagttctttgagagGTTGTCCCAAGTCTTGTTAACTTCCAATGAACAGATGTCACACTCTACATTAGTCCATATTCAACCTAGTGTCTTGTATAATGGAAAGACCATTCTCACAATGCCTGCAATCAACGATGGAAGTGAACAGTGGGAGCATGGCATGTACTCCAGTGCTTCAATACCTGATCAACTAAGAGCATTTGTGCATGATGCTGAACTTTATAAAAAAGCTAttgaaataattaataatattaatcctTCTAATTCATGTCTTCGTTTTACAACATGCAAAGTACTGCTTTGCATTCTCCTTTTTATTCTAGCAAGTGGCATTTTGGCTTTTGGTTTAGCATCATTCGTCACTTTTTACGAGCATTTTAATCCTGATCATCATATTCCAGATATAGGTTCTATAATAGTCATATGTTTCCCATTTGTTATGATCAGTGTTATCTTTATCCCTGCTGCATGTACCATGGTCATATGTTGGAGATCAAAAAAGGCCAAGAATATGTCACGAGAAATGGCTTTGAAAACTGGTCAGGCAAACCTTATTCTGACAAAGGCTTCTATCCTTGCTGGTTGTCCTTCTAGATCTCAGCTATTCTTTGTGTATGTCTCGCTACATGAATGCATGCAAGTATTTGATATCACCTTTGGTGGTGAAAGAGCAGTATCCACAGCAATATGGGAAAAGGCTGTTGTCAACTACTCATCTGATTATGCATGTTGCTTGGCCAAAAAACATTTTCCCTTCAACAGTAGAGATCCTCCTGGACATTTAGACGATTGGTTATGCTTCTGTCAGTATGTAGCAGAACGACAAAAATAA